In the Sorghum bicolor cultivar BTx623 chromosome 4, Sorghum_bicolor_NCBIv3, whole genome shotgun sequence genome, TAAAAATTTAATCATGCTACGTGTGAGATAATGACTTCCCTGTCTGGCCGCCCGTTcgtgatcaaggaaaacatgctATCCTATATTGCATCTAGAGTTGCAACATTTACAGCAGCCCTACCTTGCAAAAGAAAATCCCAGTTACACAATACTATTTTTTTTGGACTGCAACCACCTACTATTTTTTTGGCCTGCAACCaccttcttgtttttagaactGTAATCAGGTTCTTGTACCAGTAGATGAAAGCCAATCcatttatttttctagattctAGGTCGTGACTCATGAAGTATATAAATATGACGTCTGTTGTCACGTAGTCCACACTTCTCCCTTCTGTGTATGTGTACACCAATGTACATGAGTAGATTGGCTCAGATGTGCCTTTGCACTAACATTTGTTTCCACTATTTAGTAATTTGACCTGAAACAATTATATTTTTTGGCCTAAAACAATTATATTGCCTTCTTTCCTGCAATGTGATTTGGTTGTATATTTGAGTTCTAATTTGTATACGTTCGAATGTTGTCGTAGCGTTAGCAAGGGCAGTTGTGCATAAAAAAAACTtggatttttctttttattccttTGTTCTGTGTCATTGAATACTATATGAAGATGGCTAGAAATATCAATTTTGTACACTAGAGTAATAATGTTAAGAAGATCGTTTCCATTCTTGAGAGTCATGAATTAGCTTCTATGCTTTGGATTTAGTattccacaagattcgatgtgacaataaattttgaaaagttttttattttttgtgggaactaaacaaagccctagTTTATTCCATCCCTGTTCTCCGAGCCGCCAAGATGGATGGGCAACGAGCGTGGGTCCTACCTTATCGGAAAAAAAACGGCTTGATGGGCTTAATCGAAGGAAAAGATCCAAACAGCCCATTCAATCAACAGGTCCACGAGCATCGCTTTTTGCGATTCGCGGCTATATAAGGGATAGAATAGAGGCACTCCATCCGTCGCGCACTCAGAGCTTGTCCGGCGGCTGTCCCATCCCAGCTAAAGCAAAACCACCCTCGATCGAGCCCGAGCTGATCATCATTCCTTTCACGACGCAAAGAAGGCACCAAGAAGAATCCCCTCCATCGACGACGAAGGGGCGATGACGATGAGGCCGCTGCCGCAGACCGTCGTCCACCTCCTCCCCCCCGTCGCCGCCGTGCTCGCGTTCGCGCTCATTGGCTGCCTCGTGGGCGGCGCCAGCGCGACGGTGGTGACGACGTGCAGGGCGGCGGCGGACAGCGACGCGCGCGTGGACTACGGCTTCTGCGTGGCGGAGCTGGGCATGCACCGCGAGAGCCCCGACGCCGACGTCTGGGGCCTCGCCAAGGTGGCCGCGCTGACGGGCGTCAACAACGCCGACAACGCCGTGTACGACATCAAGGCCCTGCTGCtgctcgccgccgacgacggcgCCAAGAGCaggtcgccgccgccggacGGCCCGACGCGCGCGGCGCTGGAGAAGTGCGGGAGGCTGTACGACTCCGTCGGGTTCGCGTTCGCCGAGGCGGACGACGAGATCAACAACCGCCGCTACGCCGCCGGGAAGGGCAAGGTCGCGGAGGCGGTGTCCCTCGCGCGCCAGTGCGACGACGCCCTCGCCAAGGCCGCCGCCGTCCCGTCGCCGCTGGCGCAGCACAGCTCGTACAACGTGAGGATTGCTAATATCTGCACCGCCATCACCAACCTCATCAAGTGAATATACTGCTGTAGTATATAGTACTGTAATTACAGGAACAGGAGCACTCACTTTGGTGCATCCAGAATAAATAACGTGGTCGATCGGCCTGACAGGTGACAGGACTTTAAAGTTTGTATACCTTTTGAAAACTTTGTACAAATAATGAAAAAAAAGGAGTTCTGCGTCGAGTAAAGTTCTCCACTCTCCCCAATTATTTTGGCCACTTTTCCTATTCACCGGGCGCCTGAAATTAGGCTTGGGTTCAGTCAATGTGGTGGCCATCGATCGTGTCTTTGAGACTGCACACAGGTTTTTTTAAAGGAACAGGAGAGGTCCGGACCTCTACTGAAATTTattaaaaagaaacaaaaccGAGAATTACAGAGTTAGGAAAAGACAAAACAAACAGAAGGGAGAAAAAGGAACAACTACGGAATGTTCCTAGGGAACAGAgaaggagaaaaagaaaattaaatCTAAAATACAACTTGCTCTAGCCATACTTCTATTGaagagaaatattttttcttcgCTCTCCAAAGGAGTTGCTTGAAGATGGTTTTGAAGATTTCTAAACATCGGAGACTGCAAGCTGGGATTTCTCTAAAAATTGCATCATTGCGAATGGCCTAGATGCTCCAGCACATGATGATGATCACCTCCATGAAGAATCTCTTGCTAATTTGTGTTCTAAGATTTTCAAATCTTCGAGCCATGTCCGACGAGCTAATCACAGTTAGCCCAATCAACGCCCAACATTCTCTGGCTATTTTGCATTCTAGATACAGGTGGTCAACAGATtcttcaatgttttcatcacaaaGAACACAGTTATAAGATGGGAGGAACATATGCTTTCTTCTTAACGGATTCATGGTGCTGACCCTATCAAGTAGAACATCAAGCCAAAAAAACACCTTATGTTTCGGCTGACAAGAGAAATTCCAGATCCAACCAAAGATTGGATGAGTCTCATTGCTTCCCATGAGGTGAGTATAAGCTTGCTTGGAGGTGAAACTGCTGCTTCCCCAGATATAGAACCACACATCAAAGTCAGAGCTGGGATTTAAGTTATGCAGGGTTTCCTGAAGCTCATGAAACTGATCAAAGGCCAGAGTGGTAAGAGGAAGGTTAAATAGACCAGAAGTTTGATTCTCAGCAAGAACCTCTTTAAGGGAGATTTCAGATTTCTTGGCAAAAGAAAAGAGCTCAGGATATGCATGCTTAAGAGGTTGACCAGTCCAGCAATCATCCCAGAAGAGACAAGAGGCACCATCTTTGGTTTGAACAGATGCCATGGCTTTAAACTTGTCAAGTAATTTTAAGGTGTCCCACCACCAAAAGGATCCCTTCTTTAATTTGTAAGATTCAGAAGCTTTCCATCGGGGTAATGTTTTGCCCAGACTAAATGAACCCAAGGGATATTAGCTCGATTGAAGAACTTATGGAGCTGTTTGAGAAGAAGAGCTTCATTTTGAGTTTTCAAGTCCAAAACCCCAAGTCCACCATTCTTCTTAGCCTTAGTGACTAGCTGCCAAGCAGCCTTAGCATTAATTATATTGTTGTCATCAGATCCCCTCCAAAGGCAATGCTTCCTGTATTTATCAACTTGCTCTCTAACTAAAGAGTGAAGCAAAAAGGTGCCCATGAAGAAGGATGGGATAGAGGTGAAAACAGAATTAACCATCTGCAGTTTTCCAGCTTGAGAGAGGAAAAGCGAGATGCTTGTCAACCTTTTTTCACATCTGCTAACCAAGGTAAAAACTCATCAACTCTTGGTTTGGCTGCACACAGGTTGTTATCCTTAGATATGAATCTAAGGGCCAGTAAGTAGTAACTATCGCTTCAAAAGAAATCATATTTGAAGCACCTAAAATATAGCATATCCCTATTTTGGCTGATATATTCTGGTCTCAGATTGAAAAAAGAGATAATATTTTCTTATATTTTTGCAAAAAGGAGATTGAGATGTAAAAATCTTTACTcaatttcttttctttcttcttcttcttcttctaaaaAATCTTTACTGAAGTAATATGGACATATGTCAAACACCAAGAGGAGTAATTTGGACTTTTTCCTTATTTCATAAACTACTTGCAACAATTAATTATTGTATTGTGTCGCGCACACTTTGTAGCCATTTAGTATTATTATAAATTTCAACATATTAGAAAATAATCATATTGGCAAATAAATATAGTTTACCATATATACGTGACCGTATCTTATATTTGAAATTTCACAGAGACAAGTAAACATAGTACATGAAAATTGCGCCcatatcttttttttctatACGAGAATTAAGGGATTCATAAAACCAAATAGAATAAAACTGGAAATGACCATGCGCGGTCGAAATCTATATACGTACTTGAAAACAAGATGAAGAGAATTAGAAGTTTTGCATAATTTTGAAAAGAAGCATAGTGCAATTCCCGTTTGATTACCTAAAAATATAGAAAGGTAGCACAACAGACTCGAGAGTAGAGTTTGGCCGGGCATAATACTGAAATTTTTAGATGCTTGATGCAGTGATGCTCATCAGCAAGGAAGAACAGGGAGTGTCAACAATTGATGGTGGTGCAGGTGCCACATGCATCTATTAGAGAAGCTCTTTATTTGAACCAAATAAATTTCATGATGGTATTGGAAGCTTTTTATATTGCAGAAGTGCAGCTACTGTGTGATCTTTTATTTGTTTCTGGAGTGACGTCCTTAAAATAATCCGCAGAAGTGCAGCTGAAACACCATGACCCCTGTTCCTTGGAGCTAAAAGTCGTTAAAATTAGAACGCATTCGTTTTTACAGGACTATTGTAGGGGGAAAAAAAGGGGCAGGAATCAAATCAAAAAAGGGCCTAAACAACTGTAATGAAACCCTCGCGGACTGGGctgtactgtactgtactgtacACGTTGAAGCATGCGTGTGTGGGGAGTTGCTTAAACCACCTGATCACTAACGGCTGGTGGCGGCCGTGGGTTTCTCTatctgattgattgattgatagtgaGTCGTGTCGACGTCGCTTTGCATAAAGCTGTGGGGGCGCCGGAGTTGCTCCTGGTGGTCAAGCACAAGCACTACACTCCGATCCGCCGGCCGTTCCTTATCGTCACCGCCAGTGACGACACGTACGTGCACGCACGTCGACAGCAGCTGGTGGCGCGTACAGCCAGCGTCCGTGTTCGCGGCCGGTCCCCTCTTCCGCTTCCGCTTCCGCTTCCGCGCCCCGCCGTCCCGGTCTCATCTCCGATCCTGCTCGTCAGCGAAAGGCCGGTGAAGCGGACAGGGATGTTAGCTATCCGTTCCGGTTCCGCCGAAAAGGAATGGCGTGCTGAtacagccttgtttagttcggtagtatttttgtttttatttgatatttattgttcaaccataaattaattagttttaaaaatttatctcacagattataggtaaattatgtaattagttattttttatctatatttgatgttctatgtatgtgccgtaaaatttgaCGAGATgataaatcttgaaaagtttttggagaactaaacaaggccgtaggcGAATCAaaaatatggccttgtttagttcccaaaattttttttcagattccccgttacatcgaatctttagacgcatgcatggagtattaaatatagatgaaaataaaaactaattacacagtttggtcagaattgacgagacgaatattttgatcctagttagtctataattggacaatatttatcaaatacaaacgaaagtgctacagtgtcgatttcctaaaattttttggaactaaacaaggcctatagggGATTACATCCCGCTGCCCCCTTCGTACAGATAGCTGTTGCTTCAAGGAAAAGGCATGTGTGTGGAGTggggtgtggtgtggtgtggctAGTAATTCCAGCCTGCACAGCTTACTGAAAGTAGCACTAGCAAGTTGAAGTATATTCTATATAGTGCTTTACATGCAGTTTCCACAGCTAGTGTGCACGTAGGTACGTAGTAATAGCCAGCTAAACGACCGAAGCAGTGCTACGTAGCCAATTTCAGGCACTACCGAAGAAGTACTATGGAGCCAATTTGAAGCTTACTGCCTGACCTGATGGATCGGAGCAAATATATAACTGGGAAACTTTACAGCTTCGTCAAGGACGTGAAGACGGATCCAGGTCGCCTTTGGATCGATCAAATCACGCATGCCCATCAGGATCCGCGGTAGCACACTCCGTTCTGTGACACACGGGCCGGGCTAGCTTCCTCTTCCTTGCTCGTTACTAGTACAGTACTGTGTGTACGTCATTGCACAacagaaccaaaaaaaaatgttgGCCTGTCGCGCGCCAACTTATGACACTAATGCCTGTACGTAACGTGTAATTGGTGAGTCGTGATCGAGCCACGGAAGGAGGCACCGGGGCGGGCGGCTTcagtcttcaccttcttcttggctGCTCTTCTTCAATCAGCTCGTCAAAAGCAGGTGCTCACGGCCGATCGACACCGCGacacttttctttttcttttgaaacATAAATCAGAATAATTGGAAAGCACTGGTAGGCACAATATGATTCATTTTAAAAGGTCATTCTCAGCAACAATGTCTACGTTCACGAGAAAAACAAGCATGTCACGTATTCATGTCACAATTAATGAGCTGTAGCTTTGTATTGAGTTATTTGGGATgtctgacaaaaaaaaaaagaaatacaagTACTCTCAAGAGGCATTCATCACCGGCTCAGACCATGATCACTGATGCAGCTTGCGCTTGGACTAGAAATGCTCGCGGCGTTGCCTCCTATAGCCAGTGTGTGGGCTATTTGCGATATTGATAGACCCTTTTTCGGTATGAGTTGGTAGGATAAGTATTTATTTCCAGTAACACATGTTTGTTCCTAGTAATGAAATTTCTTGGATCAAATTATCCTCAAATGAGAGCATCTATCGAAGGTGAAGGATCATGTTGCGTCGAGAGAGCTGCTCTGCTGAGTAGTTCATCTATGCAGCGCAAGGATTAGCAGCAGGAAGATATATAGCCATTGTTGGTTGATTATGAGGTTTTCAAGCTGTTGCAGAAGCCTTGAGGTCTATTTAACTTTGACATAGCAGGGTTGATCTCCCTGACATGGCAAAAATGCAAATCAGACTCTTAGATATATAGGGAGAGGTTAATCTTTGTTTTCCTGTTTGTTCTTTGCCATAGAGAAACAGAAACTTTGCTGGAGAATCTGGATACTGCTCATGAGAAGTCTGATCatggaaaataaaaaaagtacAATCCGGTAACTATGTCCAACCATTTGTTCCATGTTAAAGAAATGCTCTCTGCGCTCAGATTGCCTAAGAACGGAGAATGCCACGTGTATGATTTTGCTAAATCAATTGGAGAACCTATGTCAGAGTTGATGTGCTGCATGAGATACAATTCATAAAGGTAAGCAACAATTTAACTGTGGCCAGCAGTTGGCTCGCCAATCAGAAATAACCAGGAGATCTATAAAAACATTTCTCTATTAGAAATTACCAACAGTTAAATCAGCAGACAATTGTGCAAATATTGACTGAGATGGCATGATGTTTtgataattagtttttaatctTTTGGATTGTTCCTTCCAATGACCATCGGTTTTTTTGCTGCATAATTTTCTTCTACACAGCTTCTTTGGAGGTTTGTTTGGAGGAAGACAATCTAATATGCTGGTTTGATATATATCAGTTGGAAAGACTGTCAAATGTACTTTAGATGATATAAGTGTGCTGGTGACCGATTGAACCAGGCTAAAGTACATGTGTTGATCAGGCTAAACTATAAAGCATCCATTACAAACTACCGACAAATAGGAAATTGGAGGCCACTATACAGCTACTTGATTTTGTATCATACAGAATCTAGAAGACCAAAAGAAATGGATGCTTGATCTAATCACACACACACTTGGGGAGGGTTTGGTTCGGCCCAGTTTTTCGAACCGGCCCAAAAAATGATCTAAATGGCTCCATTTTTGGCCCACTAAGTCAGTTACGTTAGAGTTAGTGGTTCCAAATCAATCGATCCTTTGGATCGAGAGGTTCGATCCTGCCTGCCTCCCGGCCGTCCGGCGCCGACCCCGTCGCCACCCTGGCTCCCGGCCACTGCGccgcccaccaccaccacgaccaCCCCGGCTCCGACCGAAACCATGCCCGCCACTCTGGATCCCGCCGCGGTGCCACCCAAGTCCACCCCGAAGGCGTCCTCTCCCGCCCCGGCGCCCAAGGCCAAGGCCACCTCGCTCGCTGCCTCGCACCAATCGCTGAGCTACCGCCCGCCGCCTCCCCACATGTCACTGAGTTGCCGCCCGCCTCCTCGCCCCTAGTCCCCGCCCCCGCCTCTCTGCCCACCAAGCCCGTCGAGGTCCCCGCGCCCGCGCTGTCGAAGTCGTCCTccaagaacaagaacaagaagtcCAAGGCACCTGCCCCGCCCCCATTGCCGAGGCACCCGCCAGCACCAAGAAATCCAAGGCTAAGGCACCTGCGGCCATTGAAGCCGACGCACTCGGCCTGGTCGACGACGGCGCTGCCACGCACACCACAATATGATGCCCTCTGTTCTACTTTTTACAATTTTCAGTTTATGGATGCCTAGAATATAGATGATTGAAACACATTCTATATAGATGCTTAGAATATCCAGTTTATTTCATCAGTTATTGTtcgaaaaaaaatatttcatcAGTTTAACCATATAGTTCTAGCTTATCTTTCATTTTTGATAGCAGCATGCTTAGCTAATACCTTAATTTCGATGGACTCTAATCACTCTGATCCTTCCAGTAGGCAGCTTAGGGACCTCCTGCATCAATTGACATGCCGTCTTTTCCATAAATCTGTGTATGACACACATGCTTATTTTCCTATTTGTTTGGCTTACACGTTGATAAGTTATAAAAGGATGTGATTTTTTTACATGCCGAATCCACTGCTTTGATACTGTTTGTTACACTCACACCCTTGTATTTATGGAAAGAAGGATGTGGTTCAAAGATGAGACCCGAACACAAATCAACAGCATCCACTAGCTGACAAATATTCAAATCATCTCTGTATCGAAACTAGTTAAATAATGATACTGATGCTAGGAGTATAAGCCAACAAACCATATATCTGACTTGAATATGTTAGCTTTAGTCCCACATCAGTaattgatgatggaggagcccaACATATAAGGCGGGGGCATCCTCACCTATCAGGCTAGTCTTTTGGTTGAATTAGGCTTAAGGCTTTATATGTTATGGACTCCGGTGGACCTGGGCCTAAGGGGCTAACGGCTCGTGCTATAACGAGCTGGGCCAGatttgatgatggaggagcacaacaTATAAGATGGGGGCAATCCTCACATATCAGgcttgtcttttgggttgattaAGCCTAACGCTTTATATGTTGTGGGCTCCGGTGGACCTGGGCCCAAAGGGCTGACGGCTCGTGGTATAACGAGCTGGGCCAGATTTCGCTACGCACTTTAACAAATGGTATCAGAGCTCATGGTtagaaaaacataaaaaatcTCACGGGTCACATGGTGACGGGGGAGCTCGTTAACGTCTCGAAGGTCACACTGGTTGTGTATGATATGAGCG is a window encoding:
- the LOC8061017 gene encoding pectinesterase inhibitor 8, with the translated sequence MTMRPLPQTVVHLLPPVAAVLAFALIGCLVGGASATVVTTCRAAADSDARVDYGFCVAELGMHRESPDADVWGLAKVAALTGVNNADNAVYDIKALLLLAADDGAKSRSPPPDGPTRAALEKCGRLYDSVGFAFAEADDEINNRRYAAGKGKVAEAVSLARQCDDALAKAAAVPSPLAQHSSYNVRIANICTAITNLIK